The region TGTGTAGACAATGTCGATCTTGGGACAGCTTGTGGAAAGTATTACCGAGTCTCATGCCTTAGCATCATTGACGCAGGTAAAGCAGATATGAGATTTTCTACCATAGTAAAATGAAGTTCCCTAGAAGTTCAAACAAGAAGCCTTTTTTGTCTTTACTTACGGTGCTAATGATGTTTCAGGTGATTCAGACATCATCAAGTCTCTGCCTGGAGATCATTGAGAGTTTGTCTATCATTTCATATTCTTGAATTACACAGAAAATTTCTTGTAGCCAAGAGTATAGTTGTTTCTCAGTTTTGTTTCGTTTATCATTTTACTTTTAGTTCGAGCCAGATGATAGGTGATGAGAATTAagctatttatatttttttcggtAATTGATTTATCTTGTTCTCCTAATACATACTCTTATATCTCCTATTACTATATTGACTTTCTTCTTCGTTGTTTCACTAAGTTATTGAATACAGTATTGAGATGGGTCTAAATATAGTGAAATGGGATAGTGAAGATTCATGTAGTCGACCCCAACTAGCTTGTATTGAGTGCTTAGTTGTATTCTTGATCGTTTTGCCATATTCTGATTTACTACCTTAAGATTTTGCCCCTGTGATACAAGGGGGCCGTTTGTCATAGTAGTATGTTGCTTCcctttgttttttaatttaaacaTTGCCTCCATTGATCATTGATGTGCAAAAAGTTACAAGTTAAGTTTGGCATCCCAAACTTTATACAAGATCATTGAGAAGAGGCTAGAATACTTGATCTATCCTACCCAAAAGAGGCCCTAGTGGCTTGGGTATCTATGTAGGATCAAAAATAATGTTTCTGTCCTTGACATTCTTGATTCTAAAGGTGGGTATGTTCCATCTGTCCATGTTTATGAGGCCTTTTACGGAAGTAGGAATTTCAGGATGAgagttgaaaatttgaattaaatCACTCTCATGTCTAAGAGAGGCTAATTTGTCAGCTGGTTTATTTGCTTCTCTGTAGCAGTGTGTGATGAGAAATTCCTTATCTTCAACTATAGTCTGAATGTTCTCAATTAGGTCAGAAATCATCCAAGTGATCTTCCACTGCTTATTTATGCAGTTAGCAATGAGTAGAGAGTCAGTCTCCCCCACAAACTGAATTGAATCCATTCCTAGAGCACAATGACAGTCCATAAAAAGCAATGCAGCCGCTTCTGCTAAGTTGCTAGTTCCACGCTCTAAAGGGATAGCATAGGCAAAAATGACCCTTCCATTGTAGTCTCTGACAATTCCTCCTCCTCCACACTTTCCATTAAGACAGCTCCCATCACTGTTTAGCTTGATGGTGTTCATTTGGGGTCTAATCCATTTCACAATTGTTGAGTCTTTTTGTTGAAAGTTATGCTCACATGCTTGGCAGATAGCTATCCATGAGTCTCCAAATTTTGCCTTACCAAATCTGATTCTGAGTACCTGCAGAATAGTGAACATAACATTAGAGATTGATCTTGAGGGTCTCTCACCTTCATGTTTGCTGCCGCATCTTGATCTCCAGATCTCCCAACAAACCAGAGTAGGAAGGATCTTGATGATTAGTGCACAGAAGGGGTTCTTGGTCCTATGATTCCACCAGTTGAGTAGGGTGaacttcaaattgatgttgctagtgttTATGCCAAGAGGGCCTGCAAAATAAAACCACAGTTTCTTAGCATGATCTCCATGGCAAAACAAGCGGTCAACTGATTCTCTATCAGTAGCCAATCTATTAGAGTTACAACAGTAGCATTTGGGGTAAATGGGAATCCCAAATCTAGAAACTTTTTGGTCTGTAGAGAGTTTGTCATGAATGGCCCTCCAAGTTAGGAAAGACATTTTGAGTGCCAAAGTCTGCTATCCAAGTAGTCCTACATCATATCTTTCCAAGCTGAACCAATAGAGAAATTTCCAGTTTGAGACAGGATTCAAACGGGTGTGTCCTCTTTGAAATTGTTAATAATCACCATCTGGTCATTGATCTCTTTCTTGACCTCATCAGAAATATTGATGTTAAGCTTCCCTTTGTTTGAAATTGAGCCAACTGAGAACTGTGGAAATGCAGGGAAACTTGAGCAACTCTTATTAGGGTGGTAAAGTTGGTCACACGTtaaaatattttggtttttctttaGTCCTTTGAGGAACCACGACATATTAGATAGTTGCAGAGTGTCAGTAGCTAGTCTCTCCTTGAAGGATCTCAGGCCTTAACTATTCTCCTAAAGGAGTAAAACTACAATTACTTTGTTGAAGAGAAGCAAATGAAATTTGCGTCTTGTAGAAACAACCATTTTCTGTGATTTCCCCTCCTCATTCCATCTTGAATGATTCTATCTATTTTCACACATTACCATAACTATATTGTTAACATTATGGCCATGCTTTTCACCTTTCTCTATATTGACTAGTGTCTCTGGCCCGTGCTTAGCCCGGGCTCAATCTAACTTAAAATTTGTGGGGTCaattgcacgattgtccttcaaaggcactggtctttaatttttgcccctcaaattggtggtccttaatttttgttctttgcCTAATACCTCAAGGTCCTGGGTTCAAACCTCAGCTCaatccggaaaaaaaaaaatcgcaaagcaaagttttcgtagcaaaattaagCCTATTCAGGCAAAAGTTAGGTCTTAAGACAGAGTTTTGTAAAATTTCaactgaattaaaaaaaaaaaatgcctcaATGTAAACTTCTATCTTAAGGTACGCTTTTACCTTAAAGGCGAGAGTTTGGGCAAACTCGCCCGATCGAGTAGAGTTTGGGCAAACTCTGCCTGATCAGGTAGAGTTTGCAGTCATATTCTGCATGATtaggcagagtttcaaactgTGTCTTAAGCCAGAGTTTGCctcaaactctgcctgaaggcagtaaaactctgccttgcgaattcaaattttaccttgcgattttttttttaatttttaactaagAGAGGGTTCGAACTCGGAACCAAGAGATTTTtagcaaagggcaaaaattaaagatcaccaatttgaggggcaaaaattaaagaccagtgcctttgaagggcattccgcacaaaaaaatgaaatttgtggATAGGTCTATAATTTTTCTACTCTTACTTTGTTTTTATAACATAACTCTGACACTTTTTAAAGACttctaaaatatgaaaatactaAAAGGTATCCGAAAATTAAAGGAGAATATTTTTCTTAGTTTGTACATTAgattttgaacaaaaaaatcaaaacaaatgcatgcatgaaagctcttttaatttctattttattgaattttttgAGATTATAATTTTTGATGATTCAAATCGAGCTTTGTCATATgcaaaattaatttcatttgtttcacTGAATTGAACCCATAatgattaacttattttttgcaaaaaatactACAATATTGAACTATGTGAAAAGTATTTATTGCTACAATACTTATTGTATgatgaaataattaaaattacaaCAACTTCTGCTAGCCAGAAAAGTATTTATTCCTACACTGTAACAATACCAGAGTATGGTTATAGCAACTTCTGCTAGCCAGAGTTCCCTTCATTTTTAGTCATGGAAGAGAAAATCTTCTTTATTTGTGGGGTAAAATCTTTCGAGCTTATAGATTTCGGTGATGGGTGGTTTACGCTGATTGAAAGGGGGAAGAGAATAtcttcaaaaatcaaaatagacGAGAAAAACTTTCGGAGAGTGTGTGAAACTCTGAAACAAGCTTCGAAACGACCAGGGAATTTCTACGAGAAGATGGGGATGGAAATCTCAAGCCTATTATTACGAGTTTTCGCAAACTTTAATAGCTACGGTCATTTTATTTGTGTGGAATCATGGATGGGGGACAAGATGAATGCAAATATCATCCCGAAATTGTTCACAACTCGGGATGGGGAGATATTGCAGACAAAATCCTCAAATTCTTGGTTATGCAAGGTTCGATCAGGTTCAGACACACCAATAAACATCAGATGAACACATATGTTGACACAGCGAGGTTATCTCATTGGCCGGAGATTTCAAAACCCATCTCTTCTCACACAAAGGAGAGCGAATAGGGGAAAGAAGTTGAAAGCCACCAATTCCTGTCAGGCAAATACTTTTATGCATACCTCTTCTGGAGATGTCTAGTCGGAACCTTCAATGATCCTTTCAACTACAGCCCGAACAATGAAGTGATTCAAAAATGGTTCTTGAACAATGGAAAATTTGTGCCGGCATGAGAGTTATTGCAATGGGCCATAAccaatttctttttgaattgCCATCGAGACAGAAGCAACTAGGGTTCAATGCGGGAGATTGGTTCGGAATGGTCGACGTTTATCTTTGGAGTAGTGGTCTCCGATCACCGGTACGGAATTAGCAACCCGGAGGTCGACCAAAAGTGGATCAAGGCATTCGGAATCCCAATCAATGGGTGGAAGTTCGACACTTTCAAATCCATTGGAGATATTTGTGGTGGATTTATAGATGTCGACGAAGATACAAAGCACCGAAGCCACTATGCTTGGGCCGAATCAGTGTTAAAAATTCGGCGGAACTCCCAAATAAATTGGATCTTGATGTGGAAAATTGGAGATATGAGATTTCGATTTTGAAGGATGTAGCAGCCACCCCGAGGCCAAGCCGAGAATTTGGGATCAAAGCTAGGCTCAAAATCCAGATTCCAGTCAACAGGAGATCGGCGATGAAGATGGGGAATAAAGTTGATGGAAAGGTCAAGTCAGACCACGTGCGTGGATAGTTGGACAAAAACAGctttaattcaaattcaaaattttctgGGCCCATGCCTAGCCGATTCAGTGATAGggtttcttttccttcttttcatcACAGTCCAATGAAGCCACCGTTCTACTTCTTTTAATGAAGAAGTGTTGGGCCAATCGAAAACTATTCTTATTATAACGAAGCCCAAAAAGAAAAGCCCACAATAAATCAAAGCCTAATTGTTTAAAGACACATCGGTGAGTCCAACGGGGAAAACTCTCGAAAGGAGAGTGCTAGAAGATACGCTCTTCTCTCCCGAATAGTCCCgcaagacaacaacaacaaaatcatcTCTCTCTCACATGCGCAATTTTTGGAGACTATTTCGGAGGCGGATGACGAAGCGGATGAAGCAAAAGTGTTCATCAACAATCTCGGGTTTCTCTCTCAAAGATTGGATTGGCCGTAGACGACCTCTTCTACCTTGGTTTGTTCTCGATACGCATTCTCACAACGAATCACTCCATCCCTACCGGCGCAAAAATGATCAATCGAGACAATAATCCAAGAACCAAAATTAGTGGACGCTTCAAAATGGTCAAAGCTAGTTATGGGGAAGGTATGCAAGGCCTTTGGGATCCATGCAAATGGGTTcaaacatgaatttttttatttaatcatgAGAATGGATGAAAATAGACAAGCTCAATTACAAAGAAAGAGTTCAAATGACACGCCTATCAAGAAGAAACAGGggaagaagaaaggagagattGAAGTCCAAATCTAATATGTGGGATCAATTATGAAGGGAGCAACATGAAAAACAGAGGCAGGAACCACCAAAACTATTCCAGATGAAAGTGAAGATTGTAAGCTGGAACATCAGGGGTCTTAACGAGATGGATAAAAGAAGTACCATCTCATCACTAGTAAGAAAATGGAAAGCAGACATTGTGTGTATCCAAGAAACCAAAATGGAAGGTTTGAGCACTAACTTGATACACCAAATCTGGGGGAATAGATGGGCTGATAGAGTTGAAAGCCAGTGGCACCAGGGGAGgtatctgtcacaccccaacttttaatagggcatgatgggcacctgacccttagggccgagcgaactcgctggttctcgttatactcataatcttactgattcttaaatcatgaaatgagtgcataatgaaagcttttcaaaaacatgcctttcgtctttctcaaatcaagtaaaatctgtaatcatatgaaatttgtaacataatgcataatgatacatcgcttacgagccgcttacaaagccgacatgttatatacgtgactctcgtctgcaaagtctctaacataaatcaggacaccataacatagatactctgactcggcagcactccgaaggaaatggagctcgccaatccagctggaacatcttctactaatatcctctactcatctgtatacacctgcgtggcatgaaacgcagcgtccacaagaagggacgtcagtacgaataatgtactgagtatgtaaggcatgaataacaacataatatagatatggaaggtaacctggaataagagagataacccgtacatctggatgcctcgtaaggcggatgtcatgcatgctcagcttttaaaaaaaaactttttcttacatacatatatataatatcatcatcataacgtacccggccttttcaggactcggtgtgtaacgtacccgctttcgggactcggtgtgtaacgtaccggCCCTTtcggactcggtgtgtaataccaatCGATggggttgcacaataggtgccgtacccggccgactatagcgcggctcggtgtgagaaaatacatacatatatataaagcatgcatgagagccaaataaaagctatacatatatcggagtgacgtaaggtcggtaacctccgatcttcattatggaattatcatcatcgctatacctcaccttgagggaacaattattataaggtgagat is a window of Lycium ferocissimum isolate CSIRO_LF1 chromosome 12, AGI_CSIRO_Lferr_CH_V1, whole genome shotgun sequence DNA encoding:
- the LOC132040553 gene encoding uncharacterized protein LOC132040553: MFTILQVLRIRFGKAKFGDSWIAICQACEHNFQQKDSTIVKWIRPQMNTIKLNSDGSCLNGKCGGGGIVRDYNGRVIFAYAIPLERGTSNLAEAAALLFMDCHCALGMDSIQFVGETDSLLIANCINKQWKITWMISDLIENIQTIVEDKEFLITHCYREANKPADKLASLRHESDLIQIFNSHPEIPTSVKGLINMDRWNIPTFRIKNVKDRNIIFDPT